A window from Exiguobacterium marinum DSM 16307 encodes these proteins:
- a CDS encoding GNAT family N-acetyltransferase produces MLEYKLNDDVTLRMFNTDDADALFKLTIASKPYLREWLGWLDYIETIEDSRKNIEGRIKGLIETGGFPKSFAVMYKGVLAGTIGFNEIDRGIQCGTVGYWLGQDFQGKGIMSQALETIIEYGFRDLKLNKIEIRVATGNVKSRALPERFGFKEEGVIRDAEWLYDRYVDHVIYGLLRHEYLQLNNPLNIDHEVENRV; encoded by the coding sequence ATGCTTGAATATAAACTAAATGACGATGTCACACTGAGAATGTTCAATACAGACGATGCGGACGCATTATTCAAGCTGACGATTGCATCGAAGCCTTATTTGCGAGAGTGGCTTGGCTGGCTCGACTATATTGAGACAATCGAAGACTCAAGGAAGAATATTGAAGGACGAATCAAAGGGTTGATTGAAACGGGTGGCTTCCCAAAATCATTCGCTGTGATGTATAAAGGCGTGCTTGCCGGGACAATCGGATTTAACGAAATCGATCGTGGGATCCAATGTGGCACGGTTGGGTATTGGCTCGGACAAGATTTTCAAGGTAAGGGAATCATGAGTCAAGCGCTCGAGACCATCATCGAGTATGGGTTCCGAGACCTTAAACTAAATAAGATTGAAATCCGAGTTGCGACAGGGAATGTGAAGAGTCGGGCACTTCCGGAACGATTCGGCTTTAAAGAAGAAGGGGTCATTCGAGATGCGGAATGGCTATATGACCGTTACGTCGATCATGTCATTTATGGGTTGCTGCGACATGAATATTTGCAGCTAAACAATCCGCTTAATATTGATCATGAAGTTGAAAATCGTGTATAA
- a CDS encoding enoyl-CoA hydratase — MMNNEKEFSNCYVKVENHVAYLFVNNPPANVISSETVSGLSDCVDYVAEEPNIKAVVITGEGKFFIAGADIKEFVSAFDSEEKGKSLSVEAQSVLNKIEQLNKPVIAAINGACLGGGLELAMSCHIRIAADEAKLGQPELNLGLIPGFGGTQRLARLTNKSKALEMILTSKIIGGKEAESIGLVNKSVPLAELMDEAKQLAETIALKKSRSSIAATMEAVNKGLETTLEEGLAIEANLWAGLFTTEDMKEGVNAFIEKREAEFQDK, encoded by the coding sequence ATGATGAATAATGAAAAAGAATTTTCAAATTGTTATGTAAAAGTTGAAAATCACGTAGCCTATCTGTTCGTCAATAATCCACCGGCAAATGTGATCAGTTCAGAGACGGTTAGCGGATTGTCAGATTGCGTTGATTATGTCGCGGAAGAACCAAACATAAAGGCAGTCGTGATTACAGGGGAAGGGAAATTCTTCATTGCAGGTGCTGATATCAAAGAATTTGTATCTGCGTTCGATAGTGAAGAAAAAGGAAAATCTCTATCTGTAGAAGCACAATCTGTCTTAAATAAAATCGAACAATTAAACAAACCTGTCATTGCTGCGATTAATGGGGCTTGCTTAGGTGGAGGTTTGGAGCTTGCGATGAGTTGTCATATACGGATTGCTGCAGATGAAGCCAAGCTTGGGCAACCTGAACTGAACTTAGGATTAATACCGGGCTTTGGAGGTACGCAACGTTTGGCACGACTTACGAATAAGTCGAAGGCTCTTGAAATGATTTTGACTAGTAAAATCATTGGTGGGAAAGAAGCGGAATCAATTGGATTAGTAAACAAATCGGTGCCTCTTGCTGAATTAATGGATGAAGCGAAACAACTTGCCGAAACTATTGCTCTTAAAAAGAGTCGATCATCGATTGCGGCAACGATGGAGGCGGTAAATAAAGGTTTGGAAACAACATTAGAAGAAGGTCTGGCGATTGAAGCAAACCTTTGGGCAGGGTTGTTTACAACGGAAGACATGAAAGAAGGGGTCAATGCTTTTATCGAAAAACGTGAGGCAGAATTCCAAGATAAATAA
- a CDS encoding tyrosine-type recombinase/integrase — protein sequence MTKRRKDYPLPEFIETYLYHLGASGRQPSTLKRYRYDLIDVHKYFHDHNVELNEPTDWLDVPIESWKTFVNDFLIEEKHYQQATVARIVTVINSLTHFLNPLRKKMLAYSQPAHTLTIDQIALESEFDRLVQTIRSTRGLSENQLQAHPYLVNRNELIVTLFYKYGLRVHHIIRLRMSDLHLADHTFDVYDRLGNQFTLKLSQEDQSLLMNYLADIPTPVRPRWYSEDPVFVSFDFARMTFRWVYAKNQPKQLTIVMITKMMRQLNERSGFARSVTPSMLRNAHVLKTYATDMTPIERMNITCMHKESSLRRYEQAYEEFGTELFDSDERPALS from the coding sequence ATGACGAAACGTAGAAAAGACTATCCGCTTCCCGAGTTTATCGAAACTTACTTGTATCATCTCGGTGCAAGCGGTCGTCAACCCTCGACGCTCAAACGATATCGCTACGACTTGATTGACGTGCATAAATACTTTCACGACCACAATGTCGAACTAAACGAACCGACGGACTGGCTAGACGTCCCAATCGAATCGTGGAAGACGTTCGTGAACGACTTCTTAATCGAAGAGAAGCACTATCAACAGGCGACCGTCGCCCGCATCGTCACGGTCATCAATAGCCTGACCCACTTTTTAAATCCGCTTCGGAAAAAGATGCTTGCCTATTCACAGCCGGCGCATACGCTGACAATCGATCAAATCGCACTCGAGTCTGAATTCGACCGGCTCGTTCAAACGATTCGATCGACGAGAGGATTGAGTGAGAATCAGCTCCAAGCTCATCCCTATCTTGTCAATCGGAACGAACTGATTGTGACACTCTTCTATAAATATGGATTACGTGTCCATCACATCATTCGTTTGCGAATGAGCGACTTACATTTGGCCGACCACACCTTTGATGTGTATGACCGGCTCGGCAACCAGTTCACGTTGAAGCTGTCCCAAGAAGACCAATCGTTACTCATGAACTACTTGGCCGATATCCCGACGCCAGTAAGACCACGCTGGTATTCAGAAGACCCCGTCTTCGTTTCATTCGATTTCGCACGGATGACGTTCCGCTGGGTGTACGCGAAAAATCAACCGAAGCAATTGACGATCGTCATGATCACGAAGATGATGCGTCAATTAAATGAACGGAGCGGATTCGCACGTTCCGTCACCCCGTCGATGCTCAGGAACGCCCACGTGTTAAAGACATATGCGACCGACATGACGCCAATCGAGCGGATGAACATCACGTGTATGCATAAAGAGTCTTCCCTTCGCCGGTACGAGCAGGCGTATGAGGAGTTCGGAACCGAATTATTCGATTCAGACGAAAGACCCGCCCTCTCGTAA
- a CDS encoding histidine phosphatase family protein encodes MTTLYFVRHAHSTYTADEFARPLSERGMHDVSEITNLLIDEGIDIVTSSPYKRAVQTVQGIADYLGQDIVVMDDLRERTLTSEPAKDFTSAMETVWQNPTFAWEGGESNAQAQSRGIEALKSLLRTYEGKKVVLGTHGNIMVLMLNYFDDQYGYEFWKELDMPDLYKATFKNDTLMSVDKLYKPQG; translated from the coding sequence ATGACAACACTTTACTTTGTTAGACATGCACATTCTACTTATACGGCAGACGAATTCGCCAGACCGTTATCCGAGAGAGGAATGCATGATGTTTCTGAAATCACAAATCTTCTAATCGATGAGGGAATCGATATCGTGACTTCGAGTCCTTACAAACGAGCCGTTCAAACCGTACAAGGCATTGCGGATTATCTTGGACAGGACATTGTAGTGATGGATGATTTGAGAGAACGAACCTTGACTTCAGAGCCGGCTAAAGACTTTACAAGTGCCATGGAGACCGTTTGGCAGAACCCGACGTTCGCATGGGAAGGGGGAGAGTCGAACGCTCAGGCTCAATCTAGAGGAATAGAGGCTCTAAAATCATTGCTCCGTACGTACGAAGGGAAAAAAGTGGTGCTCGGTACACATGGAAATATCATGGTTCTCATGTTGAATTATTTTGATGATCAATATGGATATGAGTTTTGGAAAGAACTCGATATGCCGGATCTCTACAAGGCGACTTTTAAAAACGACACATTGATGAGTGTCGATAAGTTATATAAACCTCAAGGTTAG
- a CDS encoding alcohol dehydrogenase catalytic domain-containing protein, translating to MIQQALKLFGKKKLEWVTTRIPTLEADQVLIETIATAISVGAELPQYEETDLTDASPVYPRKVGYESYGRVVDKGEDVTTLHVGDRVIAFYGQQTYGIVSEQKAFYVPPEVDYETALLAILSCDAAKGVRKLAPSSTDSVIVSGLGTMGLLAIYYLRTYYGVTMIDTIEPDSNRKELAHTFGVGRVYTPNEVKESFYDYGIECSARNDGFMNLQQAVKPNGSICILSDGNREELVLQPQFYEKELHIVGSSDGWNYKEHFSWYFEASRQTPYVRKIFELDIDQYKLIDTFEKLSARVINPIKVAVTYEDK from the coding sequence ATGATTCAACAAGCTTTGAAACTCTTTGGTAAAAAGAAGTTGGAGTGGGTTACAACACGAATACCTACTCTTGAGGCGGACCAGGTTTTGATTGAAACCATCGCCACCGCCATAAGTGTTGGGGCAGAGCTTCCCCAATATGAAGAAACGGATTTGACTGATGCAAGTCCGGTCTATCCCCGTAAAGTGGGATATGAGAGTTATGGAAGGGTTGTAGATAAGGGTGAGGATGTCACGACGCTCCATGTTGGCGACCGAGTAATTGCCTTCTATGGGCAACAAACGTATGGGATTGTCTCTGAACAAAAAGCGTTTTATGTTCCACCTGAAGTAGACTATGAAACAGCATTGTTAGCGATTTTGTCTTGCGATGCAGCAAAAGGGGTTAGAAAATTAGCACCATCCTCTACCGACTCGGTCATTGTGTCTGGTCTGGGGACGATGGGGTTACTCGCGATCTACTATCTACGAACCTACTATGGTGTGACAATGATCGATACGATTGAGCCAGATTCGAATCGAAAAGAACTAGCTCATACGTTTGGAGTTGGCCGTGTATATACCCCGAATGAAGTGAAGGAGAGCTTCTATGATTACGGTATTGAATGTTCGGCTCGCAATGATGGGTTCATGAACCTTCAACAAGCTGTTAAGCCGAATGGATCTATCTGTATCTTATCAGACGGTAATCGAGAAGAATTGGTGCTACAACCTCAATTTTACGAGAAAGAACTACATATCGTTGGGTCTAGTGATGGCTGGAATTATAAAGAACATTTCAGCTGGTATTTTGAAGCGAGCCGACAAACACCATACGTAAGAAAGATTTTTGAGTTGGATATTGATCAATATAAATTGATTGATACGTTTGAAAAACTAAGTGCACGTGTCATCAATCCAATTAAGGTTGCAGTGACATATGAAGACAAATGA
- a CDS encoding MarR family winged helix-turn-helix transcriptional regulator, whose product MELKDCINFLLSASQNKVFKYFSKLLEEYEVTPAQYGVLNCLWRDGQLSPKQIGEKLYLEAPTISGILDKMQKSGLIERSIDPDNRRNVLVVPTQKAEEMKSGIEAATIELNEKVFEHLSDCDVEILKKSLAIIIQTDY is encoded by the coding sequence ATGGAATTGAAAGATTGTATTAACTTTTTACTAAGCGCTAGCCAGAATAAGGTTTTTAAATATTTCAGCAAGCTACTAGAAGAGTATGAAGTGACTCCAGCTCAATATGGTGTATTAAACTGTTTGTGGAGAGACGGACAGCTTTCCCCGAAACAGATTGGAGAAAAGTTGTATCTTGAAGCTCCTACGATTTCAGGAATACTTGATAAAATGCAAAAATCAGGACTGATCGAGCGTTCGATTGATCCTGATAATCGTAGAAACGTATTGGTTGTACCTACTCAAAAAGCTGAAGAAATGAAAAGTGGAATCGAAGCTGCCACGATTGAGCTGAACGAAAAAGTTTTCGAACATTTATCGGATTGTGATGTGGAAATTTTAAAAAAATCATTAGCGATTATCATCCAAACCGATTATTGA
- the tdh gene encoding L-threonine 3-dehydrogenase gives MEQLVSTTEKETTTPVMKAIQKHTAGFGAKLVDVPVPTPGPGEVLIQVKATSICGTDVHIYEWDEWSQSRVKPPYVFGHEFSGEVVALGEGTKRIQIGQTVSAETHIVCHQCKQCLRGQYHICKNTKIIGVDTQGCFAEYVVMPEENLWVNPESMPVKLASIQEPLGNAVHTVLASDVSAKSVAIVGCGPIGLMAVGVAKAAGASRVYAVDVNPYRLKLAEEMGADVVINSLEENPLELIERETNGDGIDVVCEMSGHPIAIDQAFKMVTAGGDVNVLSLPARPVAIDLTRDVVFKGVRVQGITGRKMYETWSQVSTMLATGQLNVEPIITHVFKLEEFEKGFELMRAGKCGKVVLIP, from the coding sequence ATGGAACAACTCGTGTCAACCACAGAGAAGGAAACAACGACACCAGTAATGAAAGCGATTCAAAAACACACGGCCGGTTTTGGGGCAAAACTGGTCGACGTACCAGTTCCGACACCAGGGCCTGGAGAAGTGCTCATTCAAGTAAAAGCGACATCGATTTGCGGGACCGATGTCCACATCTATGAGTGGGATGAGTGGTCACAGAGTCGCGTCAAACCACCGTACGTATTTGGTCATGAATTTTCGGGAGAAGTCGTGGCGCTCGGGGAAGGGACGAAGCGTATCCAGATCGGACAAACCGTGTCTGCAGAGACGCATATCGTCTGTCATCAGTGTAAACAATGTTTGCGCGGACAGTATCACATCTGTAAGAACACAAAAATCATCGGCGTGGACACGCAAGGTTGCTTCGCAGAATACGTCGTCATGCCTGAAGAGAACCTATGGGTGAATCCGGAATCGATGCCGGTAAAACTCGCCTCGATTCAAGAACCACTCGGCAATGCGGTCCATACGGTGTTAGCGAGTGACGTGTCTGCCAAGTCGGTCGCCATCGTCGGTTGTGGGCCGATCGGACTCATGGCGGTCGGCGTCGCCAAAGCAGCAGGCGCAAGCCGAGTATACGCGGTCGACGTCAATCCGTATCGCTTAAAACTCGCTGAAGAGATGGGGGCGGATGTCGTCATCAACAGTTTAGAAGAGAATCCGCTCGAATTGATCGAGCGTGAGACAAACGGAGACGGGATTGATGTCGTCTGCGAGATGAGCGGACACCCGATTGCGATCGATCAGGCGTTCAAGATGGTCACGGCAGGTGGAGACGTCAACGTCTTGTCACTCCCGGCTCGTCCGGTCGCCATCGACCTCACGCGGGACGTCGTCTTTAAAGGGGTCCGTGTCCAAGGGATCACAGGACGAAAAATGTATGAGACGTGGAGCCAAGTCTCGACGATGCTTGCGACGGGTCAGTTGAACGTCGAACCGATCATCACGCACGTCTTTAAGCTCGAGGAGTTCGAGAAAGGGTTCGAACTCATGCGGGCAGGGAAATGTGGAAAGGTCGTCTTAATACCTTAA
- a CDS encoding DUF4256 domain-containing protein: MSKLSQEETLELLNTLESRFTANVERHPDVVWSDVFERIQGDQDKLITLTLMEQSGGEPDVIRLPNGDFAFCDCSVESPSGRRSLCYDEPALEERKKNKPVGSAVALSEQMGITLLDEDTYRHLQTLGAFDLKTSSWIQTPDTIRQKGGALFCDCRYDHIFLYHNGADSYYAARGFRGILMI; encoded by the coding sequence ATGTCGAAACTTTCACAGGAAGAAACCCTCGAATTACTAAATACTCTAGAGTCTCGCTTTACTGCGAACGTTGAACGTCATCCTGACGTTGTCTGGTCGGACGTATTTGAACGAATTCAAGGTGATCAGGACAAATTGATTACACTCACTTTGATGGAACAGAGCGGAGGAGAACCTGATGTGATTCGTCTACCTAACGGAGATTTCGCTTTTTGCGACTGTTCAGTCGAGAGTCCGAGTGGTCGCCGAAGTCTCTGTTATGACGAACCAGCGCTCGAAGAACGTAAAAAGAATAAGCCTGTCGGAAGCGCGGTCGCCTTATCTGAACAGATGGGCATAACCCTTCTCGACGAAGACACATACCGACACTTACAAACACTCGGTGCATTCGACTTGAAGACATCGAGTTGGATTCAAACACCTGATACCATCCGTCAAAAAGGTGGCGCACTGTTTTGCGACTGTCGTTATGATCACATATTCCTCTACCACAATGGTGCAGATTCTTATTATGCCGCTCGAGGATTTAGAGGGATACTCATGATTTAA
- a CDS encoding MFS transporter, translating into MKSFYTLLVSQWLANIGDVLYIVALIALLYQQTGSALMAASFPIAVTAGMTLSGLFFARILSRFSLGKTLVLSQLMKTVTLVLVLFTDSILVLGLVVFIAFLDGFARPIQASFIPRLTTNRQQANSLVQGSNQFIQLAMWPLGTMLVSLTSSAIALIVSLVLFSLSTIVTIYFYQSLTEDIVDDGTEESITLRDSLTYVRTSPFARRVTWFVTYESFVSTLWISALLLVYLERHLQVDTGWWGTLNASFLISMIAASAYLYRSRRAPSLPSTAILSIVAALLFGMTAHLTFAILVLVIQGVATQIRIIQTNTVIQDQIPATQLPYVYSVQQTGYALAFSVGSLLFGLLADGLPIDSVYLLGAFLTLPLIWIGRLTEHSILTVSSA; encoded by the coding sequence ATGAAATCGTTTTACACATTGCTTGTTAGCCAGTGGCTCGCAAACATTGGCGATGTCCTATATATCGTCGCGCTCATTGCCTTATTGTATCAACAAACCGGGTCCGCTCTCATGGCGGCCAGCTTCCCGATTGCCGTGACTGCCGGTATGACGCTCAGCGGACTCTTTTTCGCCCGCATCCTCAGTCGCTTCTCGCTCGGGAAAACGCTCGTCCTGTCACAACTGATGAAGACGGTCACCCTTGTTCTCGTTCTCTTCACGGATTCGATTCTTGTTCTTGGACTCGTCGTGTTCATTGCATTTCTCGACGGGTTCGCGCGTCCGATTCAAGCGTCATTTATCCCTAGATTGACGACGAATCGTCAACAAGCGAACAGCCTCGTTCAAGGTTCCAATCAGTTCATCCAACTTGCGATGTGGCCGCTCGGGACAATGCTCGTCTCTCTCACGTCGAGCGCCATTGCGTTAATCGTTTCACTCGTTCTCTTCAGCCTTTCGACGATTGTGACGATTTACTTCTATCAATCGCTTACGGAAGACATCGTCGATGATGGAACGGAAGAATCGATCACCTTACGCGATAGTCTTACTTATGTAAGAACGTCACCATTCGCTCGTCGTGTGACTTGGTTTGTGACGTATGAATCATTTGTCAGCACGCTTTGGATCTCGGCGTTGCTTCTCGTCTATCTCGAGAGACATCTGCAAGTCGATACGGGCTGGTGGGGAACTCTCAACGCATCATTTTTGATTAGTATGATTGCGGCGAGTGCCTATCTTTATCGGTCTCGACGTGCGCCCTCGCTACCGTCGACTGCCATCCTATCCATTGTCGCCGCCCTCTTGTTTGGCATGACGGCACATCTCACGTTTGCAATTTTGGTGCTAGTGATTCAAGGAGTAGCGACACAAATCCGCATCATCCAGACGAACACCGTCATTCAAGATCAGATTCCGGCTACACAGCTTCCTTATGTATATAGTGTGCAACAGACAGGATATGCCCTCGCATTCAGTGTGGGAAGCTTATTGTTCGGTCTCCTTGCGGACGGGCTACCGATTGATTCGGTTTACCTTTTAGGAGCATTCTTGACCCTTCCGTTGATCTGGATCGGGCGATTGACTGAACATTCCATCTTGACCGTATCCTCTGCATAA
- a CDS encoding glycine C-acetyltransferase, with the protein MAFEHITEAINEMKEEGTFRKLVPLESAQGNEVTIDGKSLVQLSSNNYLGLANHPRLKQAAIEAVEQYGAGTGSVRTIAGTFEMHEAFERELAEFKHTEASLVFQSGFATNIGVLSALLGPEDVVISDALNHASIIDGIRLTKAARRIYKHVDLEDLEKALKETQDYRTRLVVTDGVFSMDGNIAPLPAIVELAEKYDAAVMVDDAHASGVLGKNGRGTVNHFGLDGRVALQVGTLSKAIGVLGGYVACSQDVRDYLIHKGRPFLFSTSHPPAVVAANREAIRVMKEEEELFDKLWANTEFFKNGLRDLGFDIGHATTPITPIMLGEETLAHTFSDKLKDHGVFAQSIAFPTVERGKARIRTIVTAEHTRDDLERALEAFKTVAEELNVTLHA; encoded by the coding sequence ATGGCATTTGAACATATTACAGAAGCAATCAATGAGATGAAAGAAGAGGGGACGTTCCGTAAGCTCGTCCCACTCGAATCGGCACAAGGGAATGAAGTGACAATCGATGGGAAATCACTCGTCCAGTTGTCCTCGAACAACTACCTCGGACTCGCGAACCATCCGCGATTAAAACAAGCGGCGATTGAAGCGGTCGAGCAATATGGGGCAGGAACGGGATCGGTCCGGACGATTGCCGGGACGTTCGAGATGCACGAAGCGTTTGAGCGCGAGCTCGCCGAGTTCAAACATACGGAGGCCTCACTCGTCTTCCAATCAGGATTTGCGACGAACATCGGGGTGTTGTCTGCACTGCTCGGACCGGAGGATGTCGTCATTAGTGACGCCCTCAACCATGCGTCCATCATTGATGGGATTCGTCTCACGAAAGCGGCGCGTCGTATTTATAAGCACGTCGACCTTGAAGACTTGGAGAAGGCGTTGAAAGAGACACAAGATTATCGCACGCGTCTCGTCGTGACGGACGGTGTATTTTCGATGGATGGGAACATCGCACCGCTCCCAGCCATCGTCGAACTCGCAGAGAAGTATGACGCTGCGGTCATGGTCGATGATGCGCACGCATCAGGTGTCCTTGGAAAAAATGGTCGTGGAACGGTCAACCACTTCGGTTTGGACGGTCGTGTCGCGCTACAGGTTGGGACGCTCTCTAAAGCGATTGGGGTCCTCGGTGGCTATGTTGCCTGTTCACAAGACGTTCGGGATTACTTGATTCATAAAGGTCGCCCGTTCCTCTTCTCGACATCACATCCACCGGCAGTCGTCGCCGCGAACCGTGAAGCGATCCGTGTCATGAAAGAGGAAGAAGAGCTGTTCGACAAGTTGTGGGCGAACACGGAGTTCTTCAAAAACGGTCTACGTGACCTCGGCTTCGATATCGGCCATGCGACGACACCGATCACACCGATCATGCTCGGCGAAGAGACGCTTGCGCATACGTTCTCGGACAAGTTGAAGGACCATGGTGTATTTGCTCAAAGTATCGCCTTCCCGACGGTCGAGCGCGGGAAAGCACGCATCCGTACCATCGTCACAGCGGAACATACGCGAGATGACCTCGAACGTGCACTCGAAGCGTTCAAAACGGTCGCGGAAGAGTTGAATGTGACACTACACGCGTAA
- a CDS encoding enoyl-CoA hydratase/isomerase family protein, with translation MDARESVVTEVQNGIGWIKLNRPRALNSLNVDMVDTMNEQLKKWKQDDSVSFVCIYGEGEKGLCAGGDMRALYDLKEDDIEAYAKQFFSIEYELDYEIHHYPKPVVVFMNGIVMGGGVGLSIGASHRIVTESSKWAMPEMNIGFFPDVGASYFLNQMPGSVGRYLALTATVIHAQDALYIGAADHFIESKDWPKLKEGMMEKRWTPDSVETDLNQLLDSFRRPVSLPSSISSVQDKIDQYFRFETIEEIISSLKQGARTGDEWAEKTIETLRSMSPTSLKVTLRQMQKGKEQSLQACFDMEQNLALHFMKCHDFYEGVRSVLVDKDRTPKWNPSTLSEVTERQVDSFFETV, from the coding sequence GTGGATGCTCGAGAAAGTGTCGTCACAGAAGTTCAAAATGGAATTGGGTGGATCAAGCTGAATCGCCCCCGTGCGTTAAACTCTTTAAACGTTGATATGGTAGATACGATGAATGAACAGCTAAAAAAATGGAAGCAAGATGACAGTGTATCATTCGTATGTATTTACGGAGAAGGCGAAAAGGGTCTGTGCGCAGGTGGAGATATGCGCGCCTTATATGATTTAAAAGAAGATGATATAGAAGCATACGCCAAACAATTCTTTTCGATCGAGTACGAATTGGACTATGAGATTCATCATTATCCAAAACCAGTCGTCGTATTCATGAACGGTATAGTCATGGGTGGTGGCGTCGGACTATCAATAGGTGCCTCACACAGGATTGTAACTGAATCGTCCAAATGGGCAATGCCAGAAATGAACATCGGTTTTTTCCCTGATGTCGGGGCAAGTTATTTTTTAAATCAGATGCCTGGTTCAGTAGGAAGATATCTTGCTTTAACCGCGACCGTTATCCATGCACAAGATGCGCTCTATATCGGAGCGGCTGACCATTTCATTGAGAGCAAGGATTGGCCCAAATTAAAAGAAGGCATGATGGAAAAACGTTGGACGCCTGATTCAGTTGAAACGGACCTCAATCAGCTATTGGATTCGTTCCGGAGACCTGTTTCTCTTCCTTCGTCAATATCATCCGTACAAGACAAAATCGATCAGTACTTTCGGTTTGAAACAATTGAAGAGATTATTTCATCGCTTAAACAAGGTGCGAGAACAGGCGATGAGTGGGCAGAGAAAACGATAGAGACACTCCGATCTATGTCACCCACGTCATTGAAAGTGACCCTTCGTCAAATGCAGAAAGGGAAAGAGCAATCTCTTCAAGCGTGTTTTGATATGGAACAAAACCTCGCATTGCATTTTATGAAATGTCATGATTTCTATGAAGGGGTTCGTTCAGTTCTTGTTGATAAAGATCGTACTCCGAAATGGAATCCTTCTACACTTAGCGAAGTGACAGAACGGCAAGTTGATTCTTTTTTTGAAACGGTATAG
- a CDS encoding stage V sporulation protein S — protein MDVLKVSAKSNPNSVAGALAGVLREKGTCEIQAVGAGALNQSVKAVAIARGFVAPSGLDLICIPAFTDIMIDGEERTAIKLIIEPR, from the coding sequence ATGGACGTACTCAAAGTTTCGGCAAAATCGAACCCTAACTCCGTTGCGGGTGCTTTAGCGGGTGTGCTACGTGAAAAAGGAACGTGTGAGATACAGGCGGTTGGGGCAGGTGCGCTGAATCAATCCGTCAAAGCCGTCGCAATCGCCCGAGGCTTTGTCGCGCCAAGCGGTCTCGATTTGATTTGCATTCCAGCCTTTACGGATATTATGATAGACGGTGAGGAACGTACTGCCATCAAGCTCATCATCGAGCCACGATGA